GACGGGTGGGATCGAGATGTCGTCGACCGACTTCAATTTCGTTTCGCGTCAACTCGAGCGCTCCCGATGCCAAATGAATTTGTGCCCGAAGGAGGCGGAGTTCAGCCTCAGCTTGGGGCTCAACTTTCGTTCTTGCTAGCACGACGGCCGATTCGCGCATGGCTGTCTCGTAGTCGCCGGATACGTACGCCAACATCGCGTACTCATGTGTTAGGGCAGGAAATAGTGAATCATCTTTGTCTGAAATAAGAGGACGCAGTCCCTCGTAGTTGCGCAGAGCCTCCTCATACTTGCCCGCATACCGGAAAATGACGCCTCGATTGATCCTGCATTTCAGTGAACCCTTTGGATTATCCGCAGCTACATGTGCCGCGATCGCGCGATTATTATACGTTAGAGCCATTTCAAAATCCTTGAGCTTCATGCAGGCCAGTGCCAATCCTTGATAGGTTTTCGCCAAATCCAGATCTCCGCCGTAGCGACTGGACATGGAAATAGCAGCCTCGTAAGATTGGCGCGCCATGAGCCAATTTCCTTCATCGAGGTACGTCCGCCCAAGATTGGATTGTATCTTAAGACCAATGGGCATGTAGATATCTTCGTGCTGCTGCAACAAATCAATGGCTCGCTGCCAATACATTCGAGCTACACGAAGTCGACCAAGCCGCCGAATGGTATTGCCTGC
This is a stretch of genomic DNA from Alicyclobacillus dauci. It encodes these proteins:
- a CDS encoding tetratricopeptide repeat protein, encoding METLGNKIRTLRRKQKLTQHGLADGIVTASMISQIESDRATPSPALLAHIASKLNVDPNYFETDLIDKSDELQNYRIARHYIDSGRYEEAITLLKTLSWPLSPQFKPDVVYSEMANCYLKLGNLEEACRMYECIVQVGYERNDVATSVHGYYHAGNTIRRLGRLRVARMYWQRAIDLLQQHEDIYMPIGLKIQSNLGRTYLDEGNWLMARQSYEAAISMSSRYGGDLDLAKTYQGLALACMKLKDFEMALTYNNRAIAAHVAADNPKGSLKCRINRGVIFRYAGKYEEALRNYEGLRPLISDKDDSLFPALTHEYAMLAYVSGDYETAMRESAVVLARTKVEPQAEAELRLLRAQIHLASGALELTRNEIEVGRRHLDPTRPTPLWIEYNNIQRQCWLQMGLEQNVVAECIAEVEKIFTIGNTRASTTISA